From a region of the Methylomonas rapida genome:
- a CDS encoding DUF3375 domain-containing protein produces the protein MNFQGLQAKYRRLFQESTAWKLLRADNAPIILAFIADLFSDESEVPFGRARVALDAELERCRELGIWETETTGAAYLNQWIRSGWLREMDDKLTKTDASEVALRFCQGLDQRSTGTTASHLRIVQEAVRDFAVAVSPNADERIALLEQRKSELQREIDALNAGVVTQLSEVQQRERIREIYQLASVLTGDFRRVEDEIRELDQAVRVQMIEGGSKRGDLLLSVMEKEMLLAETDAGSAFEGFFQLLCDQNRSTEFKDQLRSILNRPVSAQLTQQQHQFLSRLMRELSHESERVFHIRRRTEESLRAYIESGAALENRAVDKLLHQLERLAIDLKEAGTEPKTSTSLSLPVGPIQMSSPDNMRLRMPDEKLNTSGVEEQTNSRIPNALMLDCLDTVKVKEIAMLTRDTLLKHGPMTIASIAARHPLTSGLEELVAYLRVARSVGATTLNDKEKVAFLDKQGVRLEATIPKFLLTADLFPDSIEEMAL, from the coding sequence TTGAATTTTCAGGGATTACAAGCTAAGTATCGCCGGCTGTTTCAGGAAAGCACCGCTTGGAAATTGCTGCGGGCCGATAATGCGCCGATTATCTTGGCATTCATTGCGGATTTATTTTCCGATGAGAGTGAAGTTCCTTTCGGTCGCGCACGTGTGGCGTTAGATGCCGAGTTGGAAAGATGCAGAGAACTGGGTATTTGGGAAACAGAAACTACAGGCGCAGCTTATTTGAATCAATGGATTCGAAGCGGCTGGTTGCGAGAGATGGACGACAAACTCACCAAAACAGATGCCAGCGAAGTTGCATTGAGATTTTGCCAGGGACTGGATCAGCGAAGTACGGGTACAACGGCATCACATCTTCGAATCGTACAAGAAGCCGTGCGTGATTTTGCGGTGGCTGTCAGCCCCAATGCCGACGAACGGATTGCACTGCTCGAACAGAGAAAATCCGAGTTACAGCGCGAAATCGATGCGTTGAATGCCGGCGTAGTTACCCAGTTATCCGAGGTACAGCAGCGGGAACGAATAAGGGAAATATATCAATTGGCTTCTGTGTTGACCGGAGATTTTCGACGAGTAGAGGATGAAATTCGCGAACTTGACCAGGCTGTTCGGGTACAGATGATCGAGGGAGGTTCGAAACGTGGCGATCTCCTGTTATCCGTCATGGAAAAGGAAATGTTGCTGGCCGAAACCGATGCGGGAAGCGCATTCGAGGGTTTTTTCCAACTTTTGTGCGATCAAAACAGATCCACCGAATTTAAGGACCAGCTGCGCAGTATCTTGAACCGACCGGTCTCAGCACAGCTAACGCAGCAGCAACATCAGTTTCTGAGCCGATTGATGCGGGAATTATCCCATGAAAGCGAACGCGTTTTTCATATCAGACGCAGGACAGAAGAGAGCTTAAGGGCCTATATCGAAAGCGGAGCTGCTCTGGAAAATAGAGCGGTTGATAAGTTGCTACATCAATTGGAACGCCTGGCGATTGACTTGAAAGAAGCCGGAACGGAGCCCAAAACTTCAACTTCGTTATCGTTACCCGTTGGCCCAATTCAAATGTCTTCTCCCGACAATATGCGCCTGAGAATGCCTGACGAAAAATTGAATACGTCCGGCGTAGAAGAGCAAACCAATTCCAGAATCCCGAACGCACTCATGCTGGATTGTTTAGACACTGTAAAAGTTAAGGAAATTGCCATGCTAACTCGAGACACGCTGCTTAAACATGGCCCGATGACAATTGCCTCTATCGCAGCGAGGCACCCGTTGACGTCAGGTCTGGAAGAATTAGTCGCCTACCTGCGTGTGGCCAGATCAGTGGGCGCCACAACGTTGAATGACAAAGAAAAAGTAGCGTTTTTAGACAAACAGGGTGTCCGTCTTGAAGCTACCATTCCAAAGTTCCTGCTAACAGCAGACCTATTTCCCGACAGCATAGAGGAGATGGCACTATGA
- a CDS encoding WYL domain-containing protein produces MSIELLSAPPSQAIENLNQAQRERLTFIEFRLFFLGGLGRQELIQRFGVAPAVATRDFAQYREAFPNNISFNGKTKSYELGHAFSPAFKHFPDQVLAVLAHGFGYGGVYTSDCLVPCELPIILSRPTIDVLAPISRAIHQQKIVSLNYQSHSSGLTQREVAPFALVNDGLRWHVRAYDRKTNEFRDFVLTRMEEVSALAESVLLKHELPSADIQWNRIVELDLIPHPNQDHPEIIERDYGMTAGVLHLKLRAAVAGYVLRQLIVDCSPEHSLKGKEYRLWLRNHLALYGVSSAVLAPGHEVISL; encoded by the coding sequence ATGAGCATCGAACTTTTATCTGCCCCACCCTCGCAAGCAATCGAGAATTTGAATCAAGCGCAGCGGGAACGTCTGACTTTTATTGAATTTCGGCTATTTTTTCTTGGCGGACTAGGGCGACAGGAGCTAATACAAAGGTTTGGTGTTGCCCCGGCAGTCGCGACAAGGGATTTTGCTCAGTATCGGGAAGCATTCCCAAACAACATTAGTTTTAACGGTAAGACAAAGTCATATGAATTAGGACACGCCTTCTCCCCTGCTTTTAAACATTTTCCAGATCAAGTGTTAGCAGTCTTAGCGCATGGATTTGGCTATGGTGGTGTTTACACTTCTGATTGCCTTGTGCCGTGCGAACTTCCGATTATTCTTAGTCGGCCGACAATAGATGTTCTTGCCCCGATCAGTCGCGCTATCCACCAACAAAAAATTGTTAGCCTAAACTACCAATCTCATAGCAGTGGATTAACGCAACGTGAAGTAGCGCCATTTGCTTTAGTGAATGATGGCCTTCGTTGGCACGTTCGAGCTTATGATCGGAAAACGAATGAATTTCGTGATTTTGTACTGACAAGAATGGAGGAAGTGTCAGCATTGGCAGAGAGTGTGTTGTTGAAGCATGAGCTACCATCTGCTGATATTCAATGGAATCGAATAGTCGAACTCGATTTAATACCACACCCCAATCAAGATCATCCTGAAATTATTGAAAGGGATTATGGGATGACCGCCGGTGTTTTACACCTTAAGTTAAGAGCGGCAGTTGCCGGATACGTTCTACGCCAGTTGATAGTTGATTGTTCACCCGAGCATAGCTTGAAAGGTAAGGAGTACAGACTCTGGCTGAGAAATCATTTAGCGCTTTATGGGGTTTCCAGTGCAGTCCTTGCACCTGGACATGAAGTAATCAGTTTGTAA